In one Nocardioides luteus genomic region, the following are encoded:
- a CDS encoding efflux RND transporter periplasmic adaptor subunit: MRKRLTERWRRLGRTARILLAAGVAAVVVGGGAGAWALTREDTGQTQSMQVQATSGTVKETVSASGTVEAAETADLTFQVSGTVTKVHVAEGDVVKKGQALAEVDDESLIASRTAAKSALAAAEEQYETDQDSGASDVQLAADEAAVVSAEADLDSAREAVEDAVLRSTISGTVTAFDIEVGDTVGSGSSSSSSSSGSGDSAAGGGGSMPGDSGSDSSSDSSSSDSSGTVTVVSTDSFVVEATVSADDAAKVKKGLQATLTLNGAEEDIFGTVSTVGKVAESSSTGAAVFPVTIAVTGEVEDVYPGTSVTAAITVKQRENVLTVNSAAIQTEGDKTYVDKVVDGKAVRTEVTIGEVYGATTEITKGLEDGDSVEMQGFTRPTGGGGGDEGGQRGQGGFPGGGELPEGFQGGGAFPGGGFPGGGGQ; the protein is encoded by the coding sequence GTGCGCAAGAGACTCACGGAGCGGTGGCGGAGGCTGGGGCGGACGGCCCGGATCCTGCTCGCCGCCGGGGTGGCGGCAGTGGTGGTCGGTGGCGGAGCGGGCGCCTGGGCGCTCACCCGCGAGGACACCGGGCAGACGCAGTCGATGCAGGTCCAGGCCACGTCGGGAACGGTGAAGGAGACGGTGTCGGCCAGCGGCACCGTGGAGGCGGCCGAGACCGCCGACCTGACCTTCCAGGTCTCGGGCACCGTGACGAAGGTGCACGTCGCGGAGGGCGACGTGGTCAAGAAGGGTCAGGCGCTCGCCGAGGTCGACGACGAGTCGCTGATCGCCTCCCGCACCGCGGCGAAGTCCGCGCTGGCCGCCGCCGAGGAACAGTACGAGACCGACCAGGACTCGGGTGCCTCCGACGTACAGCTCGCCGCCGACGAGGCCGCCGTGGTCTCTGCCGAGGCCGATCTGGACAGCGCCCGCGAGGCGGTGGAGGACGCCGTGCTGCGCTCCACCATCTCCGGCACCGTGACGGCGTTCGACATCGAGGTCGGCGACACCGTCGGCTCCGGCTCCTCATCCTCCAGCAGCAGCTCAGGCTCGGGCGACAGCGCTGCGGGAGGCGGCGGGAGCATGCCCGGAGACTCGGGATCGGACTCCTCGAGCGACTCCAGCTCAAGCGACTCCAGCGGCACCGTCACGGTCGTGTCCACCGACTCGTTCGTGGTCGAGGCGACCGTGAGCGCCGATGACGCGGCGAAGGTGAAGAAGGGTCTCCAGGCCACGCTCACCCTCAACGGAGCCGAGGAGGACATCTTCGGCACCGTCTCCACCGTCGGGAAGGTGGCCGAGTCGAGCTCGACCGGCGCCGCGGTCTTCCCGGTGACCATCGCGGTCACCGGCGAGGTCGAGGACGTCTATCCCGGCACCAGCGTCACCGCCGCGATCACGGTCAAGCAGCGCGAGAACGTGCTCACCGTCAACAGCGCGGCCATCCAGACCGAGGGCGACAAGACGTACGTCGACAAGGTCGTCGACGGGAAGGCGGTCAGGACCGAGGTGACGATCGGCGAGGTGTACGGCGCCACGACCGAGATCACCAAGGGCCTCGAGGACGGCGACAGCGTCGAGATGCAGGGGTTCACCAGGCCCACCGGCGGTGGTGGCGGTGACGAGGGTGGCCAGCGTGGCCAGGGCGGCTTCCCGGGTGGCGGAGAGCTCCCTGAGGGCTTCCAGGGCGGCGGCGCCTTTCCCGGTGGCGGCTTCCCGGGCGGCGGTGGCCAGTGA
- a CDS encoding M16 family metallopeptidase — protein sequence MTLASRTTWGTGRHMGVGRSSGYNQEPGTTVTLEQTEVNGAVTSLVRRTVHPSGLRIVTEQMAGVRSAAIGVFIGVGSRDETARQHGCSHFLEHLLFKGTPSRTALEISSSMDRVGGEFNAYTAKEYTCFHARVLDVDLPLAIDVVGDMLTSSLITAEDVEAERDVILDEIAMHDDDPDDVIHNLVAAQAWGAETPLGRGIAGTEASITALTREEIDDFYREHYAAPRMVVSVAGNVEHDEVVAMVEKAFSGSGFLTGAAAPVPPREGSPLEVVAGEISAQRPLEQVNVILAREGLQRGDDRRFAFEVVNTAVGGATSSRLFQEVREHRGLAYSVYSYAYSHAETGLFGVQVGCLPAKLDEVLEVVRSELAAVARDGITAEELELGKGQLRGGLVLGLEDSASRMSRIGRAELVHRELYSIDEVLARIDAVTLEDCREVAAEILSRPEILAVVGPA from the coding sequence GTGACCTTGGCGTCACGCACCACCTGGGGGACCGGTCGACACATGGGTGTCGGCCGGTCCTCCGGCTATAACCAGGAGCCCGGCACCACCGTCACGCTCGAGCAGACCGAGGTCAACGGGGCGGTGACGTCGCTGGTGCGCCGCACGGTCCACCCCTCGGGCCTGCGGATCGTGACCGAGCAGATGGCCGGGGTCCGCTCGGCGGCCATCGGCGTCTTCATTGGCGTCGGGTCCCGGGACGAGACCGCACGTCAGCACGGCTGCTCCCACTTCCTCGAGCACCTGCTGTTCAAGGGCACCCCGTCGCGTACGGCCTTGGAGATCTCCTCCTCGATGGACCGCGTCGGCGGCGAGTTCAACGCCTACACCGCCAAGGAGTACACCTGCTTCCATGCGCGGGTGCTCGACGTCGACCTGCCCCTGGCGATCGACGTCGTCGGCGACATGCTGACCTCCTCGCTGATCACCGCCGAGGACGTGGAGGCCGAGCGTGACGTGATCCTCGACGAGATCGCCATGCACGACGACGACCCCGACGACGTGATCCACAACCTCGTCGCCGCCCAGGCGTGGGGCGCCGAGACACCGCTCGGGCGGGGCATCGCCGGCACCGAGGCCTCGATCACCGCGCTGACCCGCGAGGAGATCGACGACTTCTACCGGGAGCACTACGCGGCGCCCAGGATGGTCGTCTCGGTCGCCGGCAACGTCGAGCACGACGAGGTCGTGGCGATGGTCGAGAAGGCGTTCTCCGGGTCGGGCTTCCTGACCGGCGCGGCCGCGCCCGTGCCTCCCCGCGAGGGTTCCCCGCTGGAGGTCGTGGCCGGCGAGATCAGCGCCCAGCGCCCGCTGGAGCAGGTCAACGTGATCCTGGCCCGCGAGGGCCTGCAGCGCGGCGACGATCGCCGCTTCGCCTTCGAGGTGGTCAACACCGCCGTCGGCGGGGCGACCTCCTCGCGGCTCTTCCAGGAGGTCCGCGAGCACCGGGGCCTGGCCTACTCGGTCTACTCCTACGCCTACAGCCACGCCGAGACGGGTCTCTTCGGGGTCCAGGTCGGCTGCCTGCCGGCCAAGCTCGACGAGGTCCTCGAGGTCGTACGCTCCGAGCTGGCCGCCGTCGCCCGCGACGGCATCACCGCCGAGGAGCTCGAGCTCGGCAAGGGCCAGCTGCGCGGCGGACTGGTGCTGGGCCTGGAGGACTCGGCCTCCCGGATGTCCCGCATCGGCCGTGCCGAGCTGGTCCACCGCGAGCTCTACTCGATCGACGAGGTCCTGGCGCGCATCGACGCGGTCACCCTGGAGGACTGTCGCGAGGTCGCCGCCGAGATCCTCTCCCGGCCCGAGATCCTCGCTGTCGTGGGACCGGCCTGA
- a CDS encoding ABC transporter ATP-binding protein, whose translation MSTLSETTGAVVSLDGVRKTYHSGSIEFEALRGVDMRITAGEYVAVVGPSGSGKSTLMNILGCLDVPTQGSYHLGGEDVSTMSETELAHVRNRRIGFVFQQFNLLPSLAAWRNVELPLVYAGMGRAERHERAVEALTRVGLGDRVDNRPGELSGGQQQRVAVARALVTEPDIILADEPTGNLDSGSTTAVLGLLDELHDSGRTIVLITHEHDVAARASRNLTIRDGLITADDLVGA comes from the coding sequence GTGAGCACGCTCTCCGAGACCACCGGCGCCGTGGTGTCGCTGGACGGCGTACGCAAGACCTACCACTCCGGGTCGATCGAGTTCGAGGCCCTGCGCGGGGTCGACATGCGGATCACGGCAGGGGAGTACGTCGCCGTGGTCGGGCCGTCAGGCTCGGGAAAGTCGACCCTGATGAACATCCTCGGCTGCCTCGACGTACCGACGCAGGGGAGCTACCACCTCGGCGGCGAGGACGTCTCCACGATGTCGGAGACCGAGCTCGCCCATGTCCGCAACCGCCGGATCGGCTTCGTGTTCCAGCAGTTCAACCTGCTGCCGAGCCTTGCGGCCTGGCGCAACGTCGAGCTGCCGCTGGTGTACGCCGGCATGGGCAGGGCCGAGCGGCACGAGCGCGCCGTCGAGGCACTGACGAGGGTCGGCCTCGGCGACCGGGTCGACAACCGGCCCGGTGAGCTCTCCGGAGGCCAGCAGCAGCGGGTCGCGGTGGCCCGGGCGCTGGTCACCGAGCCGGACATCATCCTGGCCGACGAGCCCACCGGAAACCTCGACTCGGGCTCGACCACGGCCGTGCTCGGGCTGCTCGACGAGCTCCACGACAGCGGCCGCACGATCGTGCTCATCACTCACGAGCACGACGTCGCGGCCCGGGCGAGCCGCAACCTGACCATCCGTGACGGCCTGATCACCGCCGACGACCTGGTGGGGGCGTGA
- the pspAA gene encoding PspA-associated protein PspAA, translated as MIVRILGEGQYDVDDAAVDKLNELDAAVEAACQGTDEAVFEEALTALLDSVRSLGTAHPVDAIDSSDLILPGPGSTLAEVSEMLGDEGLIPG; from the coding sequence GTGATCGTCCGCATCCTGGGTGAGGGGCAGTACGACGTCGACGACGCCGCCGTCGACAAGCTCAACGAGCTCGACGCCGCCGTCGAGGCTGCCTGCCAGGGCACCGACGAGGCCGTCTTCGAAGAGGCTCTCACCGCGCTGCTCGACAGCGTCCGTTCGCTCGGGACCGCCCACCCGGTCGACGCGATCGACTCCTCCGACCTGATCCTCCCCGGACCCGGCTCCACGCTCGCCGAGGTCTCCGAGATGCTCGGCGACGAGGGCCTCATCCCCGGCTGA
- a CDS encoding class I SAM-dependent methyltransferase: protein MERARSFGAVAEDYERYRPGYPESLVALVTEVADGPVRRAIEIGAGTGKATRTFAGAGIEVLATDPDAEMLAVLRRECAGLPVTTARAALEDLDPADHQPFDLLYAAAAWHWTAPVTRWDLATALVRAGGAVAFFGGPFELADDEVAGIEKELIAAYAPEGRHLPPPSPADAPMLFPGDEMLADDRLSDVRQREVPRRFSLARDDYVRHLDTISAIRILPADDRAALFADLARGLPERVEVRADLMLHTARRVGDVRDSQSPHSRGRPPA from the coding sequence ATGGAACGGGCACGGAGCTTCGGCGCGGTCGCGGAGGACTACGAGCGCTACCGTCCCGGCTACCCCGAGAGCCTGGTCGCGCTGGTGACCGAGGTCGCCGACGGGCCGGTGCGCCGGGCGATCGAGATCGGTGCCGGCACCGGGAAGGCCACCCGGACGTTCGCGGGCGCCGGGATCGAGGTGCTCGCGACCGACCCCGACGCCGAGATGCTCGCCGTCCTCCGCCGCGAGTGCGCCGGCCTGCCGGTGACCACCGCGCGGGCCGCTCTGGAGGACCTCGACCCGGCCGACCACCAACCGTTCGACCTTCTCTACGCGGCCGCGGCCTGGCACTGGACCGCGCCGGTGACCCGGTGGGACCTTGCCACCGCGCTGGTCCGCGCCGGGGGAGCGGTGGCCTTCTTCGGCGGTCCCTTCGAGCTCGCCGACGACGAGGTCGCGGGCATCGAGAAGGAGCTGATCGCGGCGTACGCCCCGGAGGGCCGTCACCTGCCGCCGCCGTCCCCGGCGGATGCGCCGATGCTGTTCCCCGGGGACGAGATGCTGGCCGACGACCGGCTGAGCGACGTACGCCAGCGGGAGGTGCCGCGCCGGTTCAGCCTCGCCCGCGACGACTACGTGCGCCACCTCGACACCATCTCCGCGATCCGGATCCTCCCGGCCGACGACCGGGCCGCGCTCTTCGCCGACCTGGCCCGAGGCCTTCCCGAGAGGGTGGAGGTGCGTGCGGACCTGATGCTCCACACCGCCCGTCGGGTCGGCGACGTACGGGATTCACAGTCTCCCCACAGCCGGGGCCGACCTCCCGCATAG
- the pspAB gene encoding PspA-associated protein PspAB yields the protein MGFWDVITGRTRPKQANLDALFAVPTAALTMQTSLGLVPTGDGAVCYRAAAGAGFAGTQNDVVELLGASENAPKVTTSVDEFGFTWLSVDREPLDPDNPDITGLVTDLHAVNTTLEMNGFGPGLLCSLITFEGADGRRVGLIYLYKQGTFYPFVPTGPQQRDNLLEINVRTAIEGDLPVEKDLSRWLAVWGAPGL from the coding sequence GTGGGCTTCTGGGACGTCATCACAGGTCGTACGCGACCGAAGCAGGCCAACCTCGACGCGCTGTTCGCGGTGCCGACGGCCGCGCTCACCATGCAGACCTCGCTCGGGCTGGTCCCGACCGGCGACGGCGCGGTCTGCTACCGGGCCGCCGCCGGGGCCGGGTTCGCCGGCACCCAGAACGACGTCGTGGAGCTGCTCGGCGCCTCCGAGAACGCGCCGAAGGTGACCACGAGCGTCGACGAGTTCGGCTTCACCTGGCTCAGTGTCGACCGCGAGCCGCTGGACCCGGACAACCCCGACATCACCGGCCTGGTCACCGACCTGCACGCGGTCAACACGACGCTGGAGATGAACGGCTTCGGCCCCGGACTGCTGTGCTCCCTGATCACCTTCGAAGGCGCCGACGGGCGCCGCGTCGGCCTGATCTACCTCTACAAGCAGGGCACTTTCTACCCCTTCGTCCCGACCGGTCCGCAGCAGCGCGACAACCTCCTCGAGATCAACGTCCGCACCGCGATCGAGGGCGACCTCCCGGTCGAGAAGGATCTGTCCCGCTGGCTCGCCGTCTGGGGCGCCCCCGGGCTCTGA
- a CDS encoding PspA/IM30 family protein has protein sequence MSVMKRLSLVFKAKANKALDKAEDPREVLDYSYQKQLQMLQQVRRGVADVATSRKRVELQINGLKQQSDKLTGQAQKAIEMNREDLAREALTRKSGLTSQINDLNTQLATLQGEEEKLTLAQQRLQAKVEAFRTKKETIKATYTAAEAQTRINEAVSGIGEEMGDIGLAMQRAEDKTLEMQARAGAVDELLASGALDDLTAGPSDDITRQLDALSSTNDVEAELAALKGLSAPQQTQALPAADANAPVIDVESTEKKAEQ, from the coding sequence ATGAGTGTGATGAAGCGGCTGAGCCTGGTCTTCAAGGCGAAGGCAAACAAGGCGCTCGACAAGGCCGAGGACCCACGGGAGGTGCTCGACTACAGCTACCAGAAGCAGCTTCAGATGCTGCAGCAGGTCCGCCGCGGCGTCGCGGACGTCGCGACCAGCCGCAAGCGCGTCGAGCTGCAGATCAACGGGCTCAAGCAGCAGTCCGACAAGCTCACCGGACAGGCCCAGAAGGCCATCGAGATGAACCGCGAGGATCTCGCTCGCGAGGCGCTGACCCGCAAGTCGGGGCTGACCAGCCAGATCAACGATCTCAACACGCAGCTCGCCACTCTCCAGGGTGAGGAGGAGAAGCTCACCCTCGCCCAGCAGCGGCTGCAGGCCAAGGTGGAGGCCTTCCGCACCAAGAAGGAGACCATCAAGGCGACCTACACCGCCGCCGAGGCGCAGACCCGGATCAACGAGGCCGTCTCCGGCATCGGTGAGGAGATGGGCGACATCGGCCTGGCGATGCAGCGGGCCGAGGACAAGACCCTCGAGATGCAGGCCCGTGCCGGTGCCGTCGACGAGCTGCTCGCCTCGGGCGCCCTCGACGACCTCACCGCCGGACCGTCCGACGACATCACCCGTCAGCTCGACGCGCTCAGCTCGACCAACGACGTCGAGGCCGAGCTCGCCGCGCTCAAGGGCCTCAGCGCTCCGCAGCAGACGCAGGCGCTGCCGGCCGCCGACGCCAACGCGCCGGTGATCGACGTGGAGTCGACCGAGAAGAAGGCCGAGCAGTGA
- a CDS encoding DUF3043 domain-containing protein, which produces MFGRKSPAPQVVEPESPVKETGKGRPTPTRKEAEAARKARLKQPRTRKEISAANRAQRAEQGDKMRQAMKTGDERYLPLRDKGPVKRFIRDWIDARFTFAEIVLPVLIIALVVPYVSLELAMYSQLFTLVVMATVIVNLIALRFLLRKELKRRFPDNDLKGTTYYAIMRAIQLRPLRLPKPQVKIGTQLPDDYR; this is translated from the coding sequence TTGTTCGGTCGTAAGTCCCCCGCCCCGCAGGTCGTCGAGCCCGAGAGCCCGGTCAAGGAGACCGGCAAGGGTCGTCCGACCCCCACGCGCAAGGAAGCGGAGGCAGCTCGCAAGGCGCGCCTCAAGCAGCCGCGTACGCGCAAGGAGATCAGCGCCGCCAACCGCGCCCAGCGCGCCGAGCAGGGCGACAAGATGCGCCAGGCGATGAAGACCGGCGACGAGCGCTACCTGCCGCTGCGCGACAAGGGCCCGGTCAAGCGGTTCATCCGCGACTGGATCGACGCCCGGTTCACCTTCGCCGAGATCGTGCTCCCGGTGCTGATCATCGCGCTGGTGGTGCCCTACGTCAGCCTCGAGCTCGCGATGTACTCCCAGCTCTTCACCCTCGTCGTGATGGCCACCGTGATCGTCAACCTGATCGCGCTGCGCTTCCTCCTCCGCAAGGAGCTCAAGCGCCGGTTCCCCGACAACGACCTCAAGGGCACCACCTACTACGCGATCATGCGGGCCATCCAGCTTCGTCCGCTGCGCCTGCCCAAGCCGCAGGTCAAGATCGGCACCCAGCTCCCCGACGACTACCGCTGA
- the dapB gene encoding 4-hydroxy-tetrahydrodipicolinate reductase, with protein MTKVAVLGARGKLGSAVCDAVESADDLELVARIGRGDELSTITDVGAEVAVDVTTLEAVMGNAEFCLSHGVHTVIGTSGFGPDRVEQLETWLAKAPGVGAMVVPNFSVGAVLMMRFAELAAAHFPSVEIVETHHERKADAPSGTARRTAELVAAARREAGVGPAPDATTSALDGARGASVEGIPVHSLRMSGSVAHQEVVLGGVGELLTIRHDSLSHASFAHGVLAAIRGIGSRPGLTIGLEDVLGL; from the coding sequence ATGACTAAGGTGGCTGTTCTCGGTGCACGTGGCAAGCTCGGTTCGGCGGTCTGCGATGCCGTCGAGTCCGCCGACGACCTCGAGCTCGTGGCGCGGATCGGCCGCGGCGACGAGCTGTCGACGATCACCGACGTCGGCGCCGAGGTGGCCGTCGACGTCACCACCCTCGAGGCGGTGATGGGCAACGCCGAGTTCTGCCTGTCCCACGGCGTGCACACGGTCATCGGCACCTCGGGCTTCGGACCCGACCGCGTCGAGCAGCTCGAGACCTGGCTGGCGAAGGCGCCGGGCGTCGGCGCGATGGTGGTGCCCAACTTCTCGGTCGGTGCCGTGCTGATGATGCGGTTCGCCGAGCTCGCCGCGGCCCACTTCCCGTCGGTGGAGATCGTCGAGACCCACCACGAGCGGAAGGCCGACGCTCCCTCCGGTACGGCACGCAGGACCGCCGAGCTCGTCGCTGCGGCGCGCCGGGAGGCCGGCGTGGGCCCGGCGCCCGACGCGACCACCTCGGCGCTCGACGGCGCCCGTGGCGCCTCCGTGGAGGGCATCCCGGTCCACTCGCTGCGGATGTCCGGGTCGGTCGCCCACCAGGAGGTCGTCCTCGGCGGCGTCGGCGAGCTCCTGACCATCCGCCACGACTCGCTCTCCCACGCCTCCTTCGCCCACGGCGTGCTCGCCGCGATCCGCGGCATCGGCTCGCGGCCGGGCCTCACCATCGGCCTCGAGGACGTCCTCGGACTCTGA
- the htpX gene encoding zinc metalloprotease HtpX: protein MSRFQGDAGLTVRMTTVMFLLGALFVGLVVALMFVLPAQWAPIIGIVGLGIAWWQWYSSDTLAMRAMRAREVAAEEAPELHAMIDRLCALADMPKPRVGIAYTDMPNAFATGRSPKRSVVVVTTGIMQRLSAEELEGVIAHELSHVAHRDVLVMTVASSAGIVAGMLSRGSQYGAYAGGGRRDNNNGLPVWLVVLLVSLAVYAVSWLLLRMLSRYRELAADRAGAQLTMKPAALASALQKITGEISAIPSRDLRSSQALNAFFIAPAISGQSLRTLTSTHPSLEQRLEQLARIEAELGRPAQ from the coding sequence ATGTCACGCTTCCAGGGTGATGCCGGGCTGACCGTCCGGATGACCACGGTGATGTTCCTGCTCGGCGCGCTGTTCGTCGGGCTCGTCGTGGCGCTGATGTTCGTGCTGCCTGCGCAGTGGGCGCCGATCATCGGCATCGTCGGGCTCGGCATCGCCTGGTGGCAGTGGTACTCCTCCGACACCCTCGCGATGCGCGCGATGCGCGCGCGAGAGGTGGCGGCCGAAGAGGCACCCGAGCTGCACGCGATGATCGACCGGCTGTGCGCCCTGGCCGACATGCCGAAGCCGCGGGTCGGGATCGCCTACACCGACATGCCCAACGCCTTCGCCACCGGCCGCTCGCCGAAGCGGTCCGTGGTCGTGGTGACCACCGGCATCATGCAGCGGCTGAGCGCCGAGGAGCTCGAGGGCGTGATCGCCCACGAGCTCTCCCACGTCGCCCACCGCGACGTGCTGGTGATGACGGTCGCCTCCTCGGCCGGCATCGTGGCCGGCATGCTGAGCCGCGGCTCGCAGTACGGTGCGTACGCCGGTGGCGGCCGCCGCGACAACAACAACGGTCTTCCGGTGTGGCTGGTGGTGCTGCTGGTCTCGCTCGCCGTCTACGCCGTGTCCTGGCTGCTGCTGCGGATGCTGTCGCGCTATCGCGAGCTCGCCGCCGACCGGGCCGGCGCACAACTGACCATGAAGCCGGCCGCACTGGCCAGCGCGCTGCAGAAGATCACCGGCGAGATCTCCGCGATCCCGAGCCGGGACCTGCGGTCCTCGCAGGCGCTGAACGCGTTCTTCATCGCGCCGGCGATCAGCGGCCAGTCGCTGCGTACGCTGACCTCGACGCATCCGTCGCTGGAGCAGCGGCTGGAGCAACTCGCCCGGATCGAGGCCGAGCTGGGCCGTCCGGCGCAGTAG
- a CDS encoding class I SAM-dependent methyltransferase: MDIQPNDHVLEIGCGPGAGAELICSRLETGKLFAIDRSESGVDRTKRRCAKYLEAGRLTVRQIDLATLRVPVKRLTKVFAFNVNLFWVRDASAEIALLHERVLPGGTVNLFYEATQREQVPEMIEKSSKALADAGFRVSIVDSKVPAAVGIIGKR, translated from the coding sequence ATGGACATTCAACCGAACGATCATGTCCTTGAGATCGGCTGCGGTCCGGGGGCTGGTGCCGAGCTGATCTGTAGCCGGCTGGAGACCGGAAAGCTGTTTGCGATCGACCGCTCGGAGTCGGGTGTCGATCGTACGAAGCGACGCTGCGCGAAATACCTGGAGGCAGGACGCCTCACGGTTCGCCAGATCGACCTCGCGACGCTGCGGGTGCCGGTCAAGCGGCTGACGAAGGTCTTCGCGTTCAACGTCAACCTGTTCTGGGTGCGTGACGCATCCGCCGAGATCGCGCTGCTCCACGAGCGCGTCCTCCCCGGCGGCACCGTCAACCTCTTCTACGAGGCCACCCAGCGCGAGCAGGTCCCCGAGATGATCGAGAAGTCGAGCAAGGCTCTGGCCGACGCCGGCTTCCGGGTCTCCATCGTCGACTCCAAGGTCCCGGCCGCGGTCGGGATCATCGGTAAGCGGTGA
- a CDS encoding ABC transporter permease has protein sequence MSWAETFRTAWDAVRSHRLRSVLTMLGIVIGIASVILTVGLGQGAQDQVKSQISALGSNLLIVSPGSTTSSEGVRGGFGSASTLTLQDADAIADDEAAPDVKGVAPVTSSNAQLDTSTTNWTTSLVGATTSWPEVRKRELSSGRFFTSQEVAQGAKVVVLGPDTASELFSGPANPVGQTVSVGGTQLTVIGVLASSGSSSSGSTEDDTAVTPISTAKALTGSSSSSVSTIYVEAASEDGLSAAYQEINALLLNLHDVSAADADFTISSQDSLVETANATNETLTVLLGGIAAISLLVGGIGVMNIMLVSVTERIREIGLRKALGATPAVIRNQFLVEASLLGLAGGVVGIIIASLGAWGLPDLIDQPVSLSLVATAAALATSLALGIGFGVYPATRAARLTPIDALRSE, from the coding sequence ATGAGCTGGGCCGAGACCTTCCGCACGGCCTGGGACGCGGTCCGCTCCCACCGGCTGCGGTCGGTGCTGACCATGCTCGGCATCGTGATCGGCATCGCCTCGGTCATCCTCACCGTCGGCCTGGGCCAGGGTGCCCAGGACCAGGTGAAGTCGCAGATCAGCGCACTGGGCAGCAATCTGCTGATCGTCTCCCCGGGCAGCACGACCAGCTCCGAGGGCGTACGCGGTGGGTTCGGGTCGGCGTCCACGCTGACCCTCCAGGACGCTGATGCCATCGCGGACGACGAGGCCGCACCGGACGTGAAGGGGGTCGCGCCGGTGACCTCCTCCAACGCCCAGCTCGACACCAGCACGACCAACTGGACCACCTCGCTCGTGGGGGCGACGACCTCCTGGCCAGAGGTGCGCAAGCGGGAGCTCTCCTCGGGACGCTTCTTCACCTCCCAGGAGGTCGCTCAGGGCGCGAAGGTGGTCGTGCTCGGGCCCGACACCGCCTCGGAGCTGTTCAGCGGGCCGGCCAACCCGGTCGGACAGACCGTGAGCGTCGGCGGCACCCAGCTGACCGTGATCGGCGTGCTCGCCTCGAGCGGATCCTCCTCGTCGGGTTCGACCGAGGACGACACCGCCGTCACCCCCATCAGCACCGCGAAGGCCCTGACCGGCTCCTCCAGCTCGAGCGTCTCGACGATCTATGTGGAGGCCGCCTCGGAGGACGGCCTCTCGGCTGCGTACCAGGAGATCAACGCGCTGTTGCTCAACCTGCACGACGTGAGCGCGGCCGACGCCGACTTCACGATCTCGTCGCAGGACTCGCTGGTCGAGACCGCCAACGCGACCAACGAGACCCTCACGGTCCTGCTCGGCGGCATCGCGGCGATCTCGCTCCTCGTCGGTGGCATCGGCGTCATGAACATCATGCTCGTCTCCGTCACCGAGCGGATCCGCGAGATCGGGTTGCGCAAGGCGCTCGGCGCCACGCCGGCGGTGATCCGCAACCAGTTCCTGGTCGAGGCGTCCCTTCTCGGCCTGGCAGGTGGCGTGGTCGGCATCATCATCGCCTCCCTCGGCGCGTGGGGTCTGCCGGACCTGATCGACCAGCCGGTCTCGCTCTCCCTGGTGGCCACCGCGGCCGCCTTGGCCACCTCCCTCGCGCTCGGCATCGGCTTCGGGGTCTACCCCGCGACCCGTGCCGCTCGCCTGACCCCGATCGACGCACTCCGCAGCGAGTGA